The following proteins come from a genomic window of candidate division KSB1 bacterium:
- the amrA gene encoding AmmeMemoRadiSam system protein A, which translates to MELTAEERAQLLRIARAAIESRLKNQPLPQFGDLSNRLREKQGAFVTLHKHGTLRGCIGYIEPVSPLYLAVADMAQAAAFEDPRFPPLTEEELPEVDIEISVLSPTREIRNLEEIKVGEHGLIVQQGMRKGLLLPQVATEYNWDRTTFLRHTCMKAGLPPEAYKDKHTTIKVFTAEVFGEKEQRIRGSSDR; encoded by the coding sequence ATGGAGCTTACTGCTGAGGAGAGGGCGCAGCTGCTACGCATTGCCCGCGCTGCCATCGAGAGCAGGCTGAAGAATCAGCCCTTGCCGCAGTTCGGGGACCTCTCGAACCGTTTGCGCGAGAAGCAGGGCGCCTTTGTGACTTTGCATAAGCACGGCACCCTGCGGGGTTGCATCGGCTACATCGAACCGGTGAGCCCGCTGTACTTGGCGGTGGCGGATATGGCACAGGCGGCCGCCTTCGAAGACCCGCGCTTTCCGCCACTGACCGAAGAGGAACTCCCAGAGGTCGACATCGAGATTTCCGTGCTTTCGCCCACGCGAGAAATCCGCAACCTCGAGGAAATCAAAGTGGGCGAACACGGCCTGATCGTCCAGCAGGGGATGCGAAAGGGACTCCTGCTCCCGCAGGTGGCCACTGAGTACAACTGGGATCGCACCACCTTCCTGCGCCACACGTGCATGAAAGCAGGGCTGCCGCCAGAGGCTTACAAGGACAAGCACACCACCATCAAGGTCTTTACGGCCGAGGTCTTTGGGGAAAAGGAACAGAGGATCAGGGGCTCTTCAGACAGGTAA
- a CDS encoding fused MFS/spermidine synthase, with the protein MKARLGFAVVVMGATATVAQVVAMRELVVTFYGNELVLGTLLANWLLCTAAGSALAGILLRNRRNPSLVFGVLQVAVAVTLPVTILAARAVHLVWGSGQGQMLGLVPMLVTPPAVIGPLCVLLGLLYTTGCKGTAAAGLREALAIGRVYVLESLGATVGGLLASFVLIRYLHAFHVAALLGGLNLLSAAALVHPPRQGMRRREIAIVAAALLALAASANRLQDLGNSLLWRGFHLLHSENTPYANVVVVAVDEAISFFENGLVSFTFPDPESAENLVHLALLQHPHPQTVLLVGGGLGGAVAEVLKTPSLEHLDYVELDPRVIALGRQFLPPYATSVLADPRVTVHNVDGRRYISTARVRYDVVLIGLPEPRTTMVNRFFTREFFLQVRRILKPGGIVSFAVSSSENVIGEELARFLACLRNTLASVFPEVVVFPGTSAHFFAALPPTRLTTEAGPLLERLRERQLKTLFVREYYLPFRLWGPRVDYLNSVLLRHKDERLNTDFAPVAHYFDLVLWSRQVSPATVRVFRAIAAAGHWLAWVPGACVAVLFLLARLWHGSRPTLHRSAVAWAVFCAGFSGIALEVGCIIAFQAIYGYVYYRVALLVTAFMAGLALGGMLSNIALRRSVPVLGYFRLAVALLTLLPPVALGTMYLLAHEQSTPVLRSCGQWLVPLLLLLTGLFDGYQFPLANDLFALGKGRVERTAGIVYAVDLVGACVGAAAAAAILIPVLGLPLTVLGLTFLNLSGLVASITCLKSP; encoded by the coding sequence ATGAAGGCGAGACTGGGCTTCGCCGTCGTCGTCATGGGGGCCACGGCTACTGTGGCGCAGGTGGTAGCCATGCGCGAGCTGGTTGTGACCTTTTACGGCAACGAGCTTGTGTTGGGGACCTTGTTGGCCAACTGGCTTCTCTGTACCGCAGCGGGCAGTGCACTGGCCGGTATCCTCTTGCGCAACCGTCGCAACCCCTCGCTGGTTTTCGGCGTGCTCCAGGTAGCGGTAGCAGTCACGTTGCCGGTGACTATTCTTGCAGCCCGCGCCGTGCACCTCGTTTGGGGCAGCGGGCAGGGGCAGATGCTGGGCCTTGTGCCGATGCTGGTCACGCCACCGGCGGTCATCGGTCCCCTGTGTGTGCTCCTCGGTCTTCTTTACACCACCGGCTGCAAAGGAACCGCCGCAGCGGGCCTACGCGAAGCTTTGGCCATTGGAAGGGTCTATGTCCTCGAGTCACTCGGGGCGACCGTGGGGGGACTTTTGGCCAGCTTTGTGCTTATCCGCTACTTGCACGCTTTCCACGTCGCCGCGCTCCTGGGCGGGCTCAACCTCTTGAGTGCGGCAGCACTTGTTCACCCGCCACGGCAAGGAATGCGGCGGCGGGAAATTGCCATAGTGGCAGCCGCTCTCCTGGCCCTGGCCGCGTCGGCCAACCGCCTGCAAGACCTCGGCAACTCCCTGCTCTGGCGGGGCTTTCACCTCTTGCACAGCGAAAACACACCCTATGCGAACGTGGTTGTCGTTGCCGTGGATGAAGCGATCAGCTTTTTCGAAAACGGCTTGGTTTCTTTCACTTTTCCCGACCCCGAGAGCGCCGAGAATCTGGTCCACCTGGCACTTCTGCAGCACCCGCACCCGCAAACAGTGCTGTTAGTGGGCGGTGGGCTTGGTGGCGCTGTGGCGGAGGTCCTCAAGACCCCCTCGCTGGAGCACTTGGACTATGTGGAGCTGGATCCACGCGTGATAGCTCTGGGCCGGCAGTTCCTGCCCCCGTATGCGACATCAGTGCTCGCCGACCCGCGCGTCACGGTGCACAACGTCGACGGCAGACGCTACATCAGCACTGCCCGTGTGCGCTACGACGTCGTGCTAATCGGCCTTCCCGAACCTCGGACCACCATGGTCAATCGCTTTTTCACGCGCGAGTTCTTTTTGCAGGTAAGAAGGATTCTCAAACCGGGAGGGATCGTCTCCTTTGCGGTAAGTTCATCGGAGAATGTCATCGGCGAGGAGTTGGCGCGCTTCCTTGCCTGCCTGCGCAACACTCTGGCCAGCGTCTTTCCAGAGGTCGTCGTGTTCCCTGGCACCAGCGCGCACTTCTTTGCCGCCCTCCCACCAACCCGGCTCACCACCGAGGCCGGCCCACTGTTGGAGCGACTGCGCGAACGCCAGCTGAAGACCCTGTTCGTGCGCGAATACTATCTGCCTTTCCGCCTGTGGGGGCCCCGCGTGGACTATTTGAACAGCGTACTACTGCGGCACAAAGACGAGCGCCTCAACACCGATTTTGCGCCGGTGGCACACTACTTCGATCTGGTCCTCTGGAGCAGACAGGTCAGCCCGGCGACGGTTCGGGTGTTTCGCGCCATCGCAGCCGCCGGACACTGGTTAGCCTGGGTGCCGGGCGCGTGCGTAGCAGTGCTTTTCCTACTCGCTCGTCTCTGGCATGGGTCGCGGCCCACACTCCACCGTTCTGCTGTGGCGTGGGCAGTCTTTTGCGCTGGTTTCTCAGGAATCGCCCTAGAGGTGGGGTGCATCATCGCCTTTCAGGCAATCTATGGCTATGTTTACTACCGCGTCGCGCTCCTGGTAACTGCCTTCATGGCTGGATTGGCACTGGGTGGTATGTTGAGCAACATAGCCTTGCGTCGCTCAGTTCCTGTACTGGGGTACTTCCGGTTGGCGGTAGCACTTCTCACCCTGCTGCCCCCGGTGGCACTCGGCACCATGTACCTACTGGCACATGAACAAAGCACTCCCGTGCTCAGGAGTTGCGGCCAGTGGCTAGTGCCTTTGCTGCTCCTCCTCACCGGCCTCTTCGACGGATATCAGTTCCCCTTAGCCAATGACCTCTTCGCCCTAGGCAAGGGAAGGGTGGAACGGACCGCCGGCATCGTCTATGCAGTCGATTTAGTTGGGGCATGCGTCGGAGCGGCAGCCGCCGCGGCCATCCTCATCCCTGTCCTGGGCCTCCCTCTCACCGTCCTCGGCCTGACCTTTCTCAACCTGAGCGGCCTGGTGGCCTCCATTACCTGTCTGAAGAGCCCCTGA
- the tilS gene encoding tRNA lysidine(34) synthetase TilS, with protein MLRERFEKTLTEHALVAPEQTVVVAVSGGVDSMVLLDLFAAIRSRWRLALVVAHLNHGLRGEEADQDEAFVRRRAEDYRVPVVVERADVAAFAREHRLSREAAARQVRYAFLQRVALQVRADRVALGHQADDQAETFLDHLLRGAGLAGLGGMWWRREIFVRPLLAFRRSELVEYAQLHQLPFCQDSTNLDRSIRRNRLRHELIPLLASRYNPRVVDSLTRACQAIQEADEALRTLAREQLMKDGRREGGKIVLDITAYLRYLSVLQKYVLLAAVEELGVCRSRLSSRQIERVTTLVRTRRPGTRVTLGGGLEARISGRYLVLGPVRPETYLVAVEVGKEVQDEERGFRFRCAPATWEEYRTCGGKSRAVEFVDAARIQGALRLRSWQQGDRFVPLGMNDRKKVSDFFVDAKVPGHRRPCIPLLECDAGIVWVCGLRLDERFRVTSQTTDLLKLEFHTDYGRQE; from the coding sequence ATGCTTCGTGAGCGTTTCGAAAAAACTCTCACCGAGCACGCACTTGTCGCTCCTGAGCAGACGGTAGTCGTGGCAGTCTCTGGCGGCGTCGACTCGATGGTGCTCCTGGACCTCTTCGCCGCCATCCGCAGCCGGTGGAGGCTCGCCCTGGTGGTGGCCCACCTCAACCACGGCCTCCGTGGGGAGGAGGCTGACCAGGACGAGGCATTTGTGAGGCGGCGGGCGGAGGACTATCGCGTGCCTGTGGTGGTGGAACGGGCCGATGTGGCTGCCTTCGCCAGGGAGCACAGGCTTTCCCGAGAGGCAGCGGCCCGCCAGGTGCGTTATGCATTCCTGCAGCGCGTGGCGCTCCAGGTTCGGGCCGACCGCGTCGCTTTGGGGCACCAAGCCGATGACCAGGCTGAAACCTTTCTTGACCACTTGCTCCGCGGGGCAGGGCTCGCCGGGCTCGGGGGCATGTGGTGGCGCCGTGAGATCTTCGTACGCCCCCTCCTAGCCTTCCGGCGCAGCGAACTCGTTGAGTACGCTCAGCTCCATCAGCTGCCTTTCTGCCAGGACAGCACCAATCTGGACCGTTCCATTCGTCGCAATCGACTCCGGCACGAGCTGATTCCGCTGCTTGCGTCTCGCTATAACCCACGGGTGGTGGATTCCTTGACCCGCGCGTGCCAGGCCATCCAAGAAGCGGATGAGGCTCTCCGTACACTCGCGCGTGAACAGCTCATGAAAGATGGACGCCGCGAAGGGGGAAAAATAGTGCTTGATATTACTGCCTATTTGCGCTATCTTTCAGTGCTACAGAAGTATGTGCTTCTGGCCGCTGTGGAAGAGCTCGGCGTATGCCGTTCTCGGCTGAGCAGCCGCCAGATTGAGCGAGTGACCACTCTGGTCCGAACAAGGCGGCCAGGAACGAGGGTGACGCTGGGCGGAGGGCTGGAGGCAAGGATTTCTGGCAGGTATCTGGTGCTTGGCCCCGTCCGACCGGAGACCTACCTGGTCGCGGTTGAGGTGGGCAAAGAGGTACAAGACGAGGAACGGGGTTTTCGTTTTCGCTGTGCTCCTGCTACGTGGGAGGAATACCGCACCTGCGGGGGAAAGTCGCGGGCTGTGGAGTTCGTGGACGCTGCCCGCATTCAGGGGGCCTTGCGGCTGCGTTCGTGGCAGCAAGGCGACCGCTTCGTCCCGTTGGGGATGAACGACAGAAAGAAGGTCTCAGACTTTTTCGTTGATGCCAAAGTTCCTGGCCACCGCCGGCCCTGTATCCCCCTCTTGGAATGCGATGCAGGGATCGTGTGGGTGTGCGGGTTGCGCCTGGATGAGCGTTTTCGAGTAACCTCTCAGACTACGGACCTACTCAAACTGGAATTCCACACAGACTATGGCAGGCAAGAGTGA
- the hpt gene encoding hypoxanthine phosphoribosyltransferase has translation MAGKSEKQKAEAGQGYKLMLSPRRIQRRIKELAKELSRDYRGRVPVLIGVLNGGFIFLADLIRHLEIDCEVDFMKISSYGDETMTSGWVKLLKDVDCQIEGRDVIVVEDIVDSGLSIQFLQRRLQRFRPRSLKYVTLLLKEGAARVPYEVDYVGFRIPNEFVVGYGLDQAQLLRNLSGIYVKKG, from the coding sequence ATGGCAGGCAAGAGTGAAAAGCAGAAGGCGGAAGCTGGACAAGGGTATAAACTGATGCTGAGTCCGCGTCGCATCCAGCGACGCATCAAGGAGTTGGCCAAAGAGCTGTCCCGCGACTATCGGGGGCGGGTGCCCGTGTTGATCGGCGTGCTCAACGGAGGCTTCATCTTTCTGGCGGACCTCATCCGCCACCTGGAGATCGATTGCGAAGTTGACTTTATGAAGATCTCCAGCTACGGGGACGAAACTATGACCTCCGGCTGGGTCAAGCTGCTCAAGGATGTGGATTGCCAGATCGAGGGGAGAGACGTCATAGTGGTGGAGGACATCGTCGACTCTGGGCTTTCGATTCAATTCCTGCAGCGGCGGCTGCAACGCTTTCGCCCAAGGTCGCTCAAGTACGTGACACTTTTGCTTAAAGAAGGAGCGGCCCGCGTGCCGTATGAGGTCGACTATGTAGGCTTCCGCATTCCCAACGAGTTTGTGGTCGGCTACGGCTTGGACCAGGCGCAACTGTTGCGCAACTTGAGCGGCATTTACGTGAAGAAGGGATGA
- the ftsH gene encoding ATP-dependent zinc metalloprotease FtsH has translation MGRTLFLWLIIITVSLYVSQRLTIRNRGEQEIKYVPHFVDLLSARVVEKAMIQGKEFHGELREPQSIVKGGNEIYFSKFRVNLPAEPSAEEVQRWRDEFGISDIRFTEKAPSLWQYLLGYGPWLLIIAVWLFFLRRMQGVGTKGIFSFGKSRARLLTENRPKVTFDDVAGADEAKEELREIIEFLKEPEKFQRLGGKIPKGALLLGPPGTGKTLLAKAVAGEAGVPFFSMSGADFVEMFVGVGASRVRDLFEQGKRNAPCIIFIDEIDAVGRQRGAGLGGGHDEREQTLNQLLVEMDGFDSNEGVIVIAATNRPDVLDQALLRPGRFDRQIVVDRPDVRGREGILRVHTKRIPLGRDVDLSILAKGTPGFSGADLANMVNEAALLAARKNKTHVTMEDFEEAKDKVMMGAERKSLLISEEERRSTAYHEAGHALVAKLIPGSDPVHKVTIIPRGRALGATTTLPIDEKHNYSKEYCLIMMRHLLGGRAAEKLVLNQLTTGAGNDIERATELARKMVCEWGMSDRLGPVTFGKKGEEIFLGREIAQHRDYSEKTAQIIDEEVKRFVLSAAEDTEKLLAENIDKLHALANALLEREILDGEEIDRILAGKTLAPSKNRRPKRAKAPARTTG, from the coding sequence ATGGGGCGCACCCTCTTCCTGTGGCTCATCATCATTACCGTCTCACTGTACGTCTCCCAACGGCTCACCATCCGTAATCGTGGTGAGCAAGAGATAAAGTACGTGCCCCACTTCGTTGACCTGCTCTCCGCTCGTGTGGTGGAGAAGGCGATGATTCAGGGCAAGGAATTCCATGGCGAGTTGCGTGAGCCGCAGTCCATCGTCAAAGGCGGCAATGAGATTTACTTTAGCAAGTTTCGGGTGAATCTGCCTGCTGAACCCTCCGCTGAGGAGGTGCAGAGGTGGCGGGATGAGTTCGGCATCAGCGATATCCGCTTCACCGAAAAGGCTCCCAGTCTGTGGCAGTACCTGTTGGGCTACGGCCCCTGGCTCCTCATCATCGCCGTGTGGCTGTTTTTCTTGAGGCGTATGCAGGGCGTGGGCACCAAAGGGATCTTCTCCTTCGGCAAGTCGCGGGCTCGTCTCCTTACGGAAAACCGGCCCAAAGTGACATTCGACGACGTAGCCGGGGCGGACGAGGCCAAGGAGGAGCTGCGCGAAATCATCGAATTCCTCAAGGAGCCGGAAAAGTTCCAGCGCCTGGGCGGGAAGATCCCCAAGGGGGCACTCCTGTTGGGCCCGCCTGGTACGGGCAAGACTCTTTTGGCCAAGGCCGTGGCTGGTGAGGCTGGTGTGCCATTTTTCAGCATGTCCGGCGCCGACTTTGTGGAGATGTTTGTGGGAGTAGGGGCCTCGCGCGTGCGCGACCTGTTTGAGCAGGGTAAGCGCAACGCGCCCTGTATCATCTTCATCGATGAGATTGACGCGGTGGGCAGGCAGCGGGGTGCCGGTCTCGGAGGCGGCCACGATGAGCGCGAGCAGACGTTGAATCAGCTCCTGGTTGAGATGGACGGGTTCGACTCCAATGAAGGTGTGATCGTCATCGCGGCCACCAACCGCCCAGACGTACTTGATCAGGCACTGCTGAGGCCGGGCCGTTTCGACCGCCAGATTGTGGTGGACCGGCCGGACGTGCGGGGGCGCGAAGGGATTTTGCGCGTGCACACCAAGAGAATCCCCCTTGGCCGCGACGTGGACCTGTCCATTCTCGCTAAAGGGACCCCAGGCTTTTCTGGCGCCGATCTGGCCAATATGGTCAACGAGGCGGCGCTCTTGGCCGCGCGCAAGAACAAGACCCACGTCACCATGGAGGACTTTGAGGAGGCCAAGGACAAGGTGATGATGGGGGCCGAGCGCAAGAGCCTTCTCATCAGCGAAGAAGAGCGACGCAGCACGGCCTACCACGAGGCAGGACACGCGTTGGTGGCCAAGCTCATCCCCGGCTCCGACCCCGTGCACAAGGTGACTATCATCCCGCGGGGCCGCGCGCTGGGAGCCACCACGACACTGCCCATCGATGAGAAGCACAATTACTCCAAAGAATACTGCCTGATCATGATGCGCCACCTGTTGGGAGGGCGCGCGGCGGAAAAGTTGGTCCTCAATCAACTCACCACCGGGGCAGGCAACGACATCGAACGGGCGACCGAATTGGCACGAAAGATGGTCTGCGAGTGGGGTATGAGCGACCGCCTGGGTCCGGTGACCTTTGGCAAGAAGGGTGAGGAGATCTTTCTCGGCCGCGAGATCGCGCAACATCGCGACTACAGCGAAAAGACCGCCCAGATCATCGATGAGGAAGTGAAGCGGTTTGTGCTGTCGGCGGCTGAGGATACGGAGAAGCTTCTGGCGGAGAACATCGACAAGCTGCACGCACTCGCCAACGCGTTGCTGGAACGTGAGATCTTGGACGGAGAAGAGATCGACCGCATTCTTGCCGGCAAGACCTTGGCCCCATCTAAGAACAGGCGGCCCAAGCGTGCTAAGGCGCCCGCGCGCACCACGGGGTGA